A genomic segment from Pseudomonas sp. S09G 359 encodes:
- the rluC gene encoding 23S rRNA pseudouridine(955/2504/2580) synthase RluC, giving the protein MTTTAPQTPSVQLLEVSPEYAGQRIDNFLLARLKGVPKTLIYRILRKGEVRVNKGRIKPEYKLQAGDIVRVPPVRVPERDEPVPLAQGLLQRLEASIVFEDNKLIVINKPCGIAVHGGSGLNFGVIEAFRQLRPDAKELELVHRLDRDTSGLLMIAKKRSMLRHLHTALRGDGVDKRYMALVRGNWASSIKSVRAPLQKSNLRSGERMVEVDEEGKEALTLFKVLRRFGDFATMVEAKPVTGRTHQIRVHTLHAGHCIAGDTKYGDEDFSKEIRDLGGKRLFLHAYMLTVPLPDGGELKLQAPVDEMWAKTVERLSVAP; this is encoded by the coding sequence ATGACGACTACCGCCCCCCAGACCCCCAGCGTCCAGCTGCTCGAGGTCTCGCCGGAATATGCCGGCCAACGCATCGACAATTTTCTCCTGGCCAGGCTCAAAGGCGTGCCCAAGACCTTGATTTACCGCATTTTGCGTAAAGGCGAAGTGCGCGTGAACAAGGGTCGGATCAAGCCTGAGTACAAGCTGCAGGCGGGCGATATTGTCCGCGTGCCGCCGGTTCGCGTGCCTGAACGTGACGAGCCCGTACCGCTGGCCCAAGGCCTGCTGCAGCGCCTTGAAGCCTCGATTGTGTTCGAAGACAACAAGCTGATCGTGATCAACAAGCCCTGCGGCATTGCGGTTCACGGCGGCAGCGGCCTGAATTTCGGCGTGATCGAAGCCTTTCGTCAGTTGCGTCCGGATGCCAAGGAGCTGGAACTGGTCCACCGCCTGGATCGCGACACCTCCGGCCTGTTGATGATCGCCAAGAAGCGCAGCATGTTGCGCCACCTGCACACCGCCTTGCGTGGTGATGGCGTCGACAAGCGCTACATGGCGCTGGTGCGTGGCAACTGGGCCAGCTCGATCAAAAGCGTCCGCGCGCCGTTGCAGAAGAGCAACCTGCGCTCTGGCGAACGCATGGTCGAAGTGGACGAGGAGGGCAAAGAGGCGCTGACCCTGTTCAAGGTGCTGCGCCGCTTCGGCGACTTCGCCACCATGGTCGAGGCCAAGCCGGTGACCGGGCGTACCCACCAGATTCGCGTGCATACCCTGCATGCGGGCCATTGCATCGCCGGTGATACCAAATACGGCGACGAGGATTTCTCCAAGGAAATTCGCGACCTGGGCGGCAAGCGCCTGTTCCTGCACGCCTACATGCTCACTGTGCCGCTGCCCGATGGTGGCGAATTGAAGTTGCAGGCGCCGGTCGATGAAATGTGGGCCAAGACCGTGGAGCGTTTGAGTGTCGCACCTTGA
- a CDS encoding XdhC family protein: MDSVDLNVLRSVLEWRRAGQKVVLYSVVQTWGSAPRPPGAMLALRGDGVVIGSVSGGCIEDDLIARLQDGRLAADGPPVQLVTYGVTRDEAARFGLPCGGTLRLTEERVDDWAWVSELLARCEDHQVVARELDLATGQVTLGSASKTDVVTFDGERLRAIYGPRWRLLLIGAGQLSRYVAEMARLLDFEVLICDPREEFVYGWEEQHGRFVPGMPDEAVLNIQTDERTAIVCLTHDPRLDDMALLTALNSSAFYIGALGSRVNTQKRRETLAALGLSAQAIARLHGPIGLHIGSHTPAEIALSLMAEIVAIKNGVAPTQKKPLPVVAQ; this comes from the coding sequence ATGGACAGTGTGGATCTGAATGTCCTGCGTAGCGTGCTGGAATGGCGCCGCGCCGGGCAGAAAGTGGTGTTGTACAGCGTGGTCCAGACCTGGGGCAGTGCCCCGCGCCCGCCGGGGGCGATGTTGGCCTTGCGTGGCGATGGCGTGGTGATCGGCTCGGTGTCCGGTGGCTGCATCGAGGACGACCTGATCGCACGTTTGCAGGATGGCCGCCTCGCTGCTGACGGGCCGCCCGTGCAGTTGGTGACCTACGGCGTGACCCGCGATGAGGCGGCGCGTTTTGGCCTGCCATGCGGCGGCACCTTGCGCCTGACCGAAGAGCGCGTGGATGACTGGGCGTGGGTCTCGGAACTGCTGGCGCGCTGTGAGGATCATCAGGTGGTGGCCCGTGAACTGGACCTGGCCACCGGTCAGGTGACCCTGGGCAGTGCGAGCAAGACCGATGTAGTGACCTTTGACGGCGAACGCCTGCGCGCTATCTATGGCCCGCGTTGGCGCCTGCTGCTGATCGGTGCCGGGCAGCTGTCGCGGTACGTGGCGGAAATGGCGCGGTTGCTGGATTTCGAAGTGCTGATCTGTGATCCGCGCGAAGAGTTCGTCTATGGCTGGGAGGAGCAGCACGGCCGCTTCGTGCCAGGCATGCCCGACGAGGCGGTGCTGAATATCCAGACCGATGAGCGCACCGCTATTGTGTGCCTGACCCATGACCCGCGCCTGGACGATATGGCCTTGCTCACGGCGTTGAATTCCAGCGCGTTCTACATCGGCGCGCTAGGGTCGCGGGTGAATACCCAGAAACGTCGGGAAACCCTGGCAGCGTTGGGTTTGTCGGCGCAGGCCATTGCACGCCTGCATGGGCCGATCGGTTTACACATCGGCAGCCACACGCCGGCGGAAATCGCCTTGTCGCTGATGGCGGAAATTGTCGCAATCAAGAACGGCGTAGCGCCGACACAGAAAAAGCCGTTGCCGGTGGTGGCGCAGTGA
- the rpmF gene encoding 50S ribosomal protein L32, whose translation MAVQQNKKSRSARDMRRSHDALTASTLSVEKTTGEIHLRHHVSPEGVYRGRKVIDKGADE comes from the coding sequence ATGGCTGTTCAGCAGAACAAAAAATCCCGTTCCGCCCGTGACATGCGTCGTTCGCACGATGCCCTGACGGCGAGCACTCTGTCTGTAGAAAAAACCACCGGTGAAATTCACCTGCGTCACCACGTATCGCCAGAAGGCGTATACCGTGGTCGTAAAGTGATCGACAAGGGCGCTGACGAGTAA
- a CDS encoding YceD family protein, producing MLNDPIPPHVDPRKLADRGTSLQGELLLADLERLCDPLSDTVGTVQAKFVFERDERKSVVIHSFIDTEVKMVCQRCLELVTLPIHSECSYAVVKEGANTQSLPKGYDVLELGEDPLDLHALIEEELLLALPIVPAHHPEECQQPEGLDDEVEPSEDEVTRSNPFSVLAQLKRDPNV from the coding sequence ATGTTGAATGACCCGATTCCACCTCACGTTGACCCGCGCAAATTGGCTGATCGTGGCACTTCCCTTCAAGGTGAATTGCTGCTGGCCGATTTGGAGAGACTCTGCGACCCGCTTTCCGACACTGTCGGTACGGTGCAGGCCAAATTCGTTTTTGAACGAGATGAACGTAAATCTGTGGTAATTCACAGCTTTATCGACACCGAGGTCAAAATGGTTTGCCAGCGTTGTCTTGAGCTGGTCACCCTGCCGATTCACAGCGAATGCAGTTACGCTGTGGTGAAGGAGGGTGCGAATACCCAGTCGTTGCCGAAAGGTTATGACGTGCTGGAACTGGGCGAAGATCCTTTGGATCTGCATGCACTGATCGAGGAAGAGCTTCTGCTCGCCTTGCCCATTGTGCCTGCTCATCATCCGGAAGAATGCCAGCAGCCGGAGGGCCTTGATGATGAGGTCGAGCCGAGCGAGGACGAGGTAACGCGGTCCAACCCGTTCAGTGTATTGGCGCAGTTAAAGCGTGACCCAAACGTTTAG
- the rne gene encoding ribonuclease E, with protein MKRMLINATQPEELRVALVDGQRLYDLDIESGAREQKKANIYKGRITRIEPSLEAAFVDFGSERHGFLPLKEISREYFKKAPEGRVNIKDVLSEGQEVIVQVEKEERGNKGAALTTFISLAGRYLVLMPNNPRAGGISRRIEGEERNELREALNGLIAPADMGLIVRTAGLGRSSEEMQWDLDYLLQLWTAIKEASLDRSAPFLIYQESNVIIRAIRDYLRQDIGEVLIDSVEAQDEALTFIRQVMPQYASKIKLYEDSVPLFNRFQIESQIETAFQRVVELPSGGSIVIDPTEALVSIDINSARATKGSDIEETALQTNLEAAEEIARQLRLRDIGGLIVIDFIDMTPAKNQRAVEEKVRECLEADRARVQVGRISRFGLLEMSRQRLRPSLGESSGIVCPRCNGTGIIRDVESLSLAILRLIEEEALKDRTAEVRAQVPIPVAAFLLNEKRNSITKIELRTRARIVILPNDHLETPHFEVQRLRDDSPEAHSGQSSYEIAAAAAEVEEVQPAAATRTLVRQEAAVKTAPARANAPVPAEVAAPVAAPAALPEPSLFKGLVKSLVSLFATKEEPAAPVVVEKPASERPARNEERRNGRQQSRNRNGRRDEERKPREERAPREERAPREERAPREAREETPAVAREERAPREERAPRTPRAPREDRKPRGEREERVRELREPLDAAPAVAGAVAAEASSEERPTRQPREERAPREERQPRPPREERQPRAEQAAAASEEEVLTAEEQQEDGQDNAEGDRPRRRSRGQRRRSNRRERQRDANGNVIEGSEEAGENAEAANNQPTGAELAAGLAVTAAVASSVISAPAEAQAHEQAERATAAVEETAAVEAPVAETPVVEAPAAEATVVEAPVVEAAVVEAPVVEATTPIEAPAAPEVEVAPAQEAQPEVEVAAVEPAPVVEPQPVVEAIVEAPVVEAAPQAREVREEQTAFQWSAEPAAPVEAPAPAPVVEEAPAPVVEAVVFEAVAAEPAPVVEPAPVVEAAPVVAEVAAPVIEAAPASALTENGRAPNDPREVRRRRKEAEAAAAAAAAAQETEHESKPLA; from the coding sequence ATGAAAAGAATGCTGATTAACGCAACTCAACCCGAAGAGTTGCGTGTTGCACTGGTAGATGGCCAACGCCTCTACGACCTGGACATCGAATCCGGTGCACGCGAGCAAAAGAAGGCCAACATCTATAAAGGCCGTATTACTCGCATCGAACCAAGCCTTGAGGCTGCCTTTGTCGATTTCGGCTCCGAGCGCCACGGCTTCCTGCCCCTCAAAGAAATCTCCCGCGAATACTTCAAGAAAGCCCCTGAAGGCCGCGTGAACATCAAGGACGTCCTGAGCGAAGGCCAGGAAGTCATCGTTCAGGTCGAAAAAGAAGAACGTGGCAACAAGGGCGCAGCCCTGACCACCTTCATCAGCCTGGCTGGCCGTTACCTGGTCCTGATGCCGAACAACCCACGTGCCGGCGGTATTTCCCGTCGCATCGAAGGCGAAGAGCGCAACGAACTGCGTGAAGCGCTGAACGGCCTGATCGCACCGGCTGACATGGGCCTGATCGTGCGCACTGCCGGCCTGGGCCGCAGCAGCGAAGAAATGCAGTGGGACCTCGACTACCTGCTGCAACTCTGGACCGCCATCAAAGAAGCCTCGCTGGATCGCTCCGCGCCATTCCTGATCTACCAGGAAAGCAACGTGATCATCCGCGCCATCCGCGATTACCTGCGCCAGGACATCGGCGAAGTGCTGATCGACAGCGTTGAAGCCCAGGACGAAGCCCTGACCTTCATCCGCCAGGTGATGCCGCAGTACGCCAGCAAGATCAAGCTGTACGAAGACAGCGTGCCGCTGTTCAACCGTTTCCAGATCGAAAGCCAGATCGAGACCGCTTTCCAGCGCGTGGTCGAACTGCCTTCCGGCGGCTCCATCGTGATCGACCCGACCGAAGCCCTGGTGTCCATCGACATCAACTCGGCGCGCGCCACGAAAGGCAGCGACATCGAAGAAACCGCCCTGCAGACCAACCTGGAAGCGGCTGAAGAAATCGCCCGCCAGCTGCGCCTGCGTGATATCGGCGGCCTGATCGTGATCGACTTCATCGACATGACCCCCGCCAAGAACCAGCGCGCCGTGGAAGAGAAAGTCCGCGAATGCCTGGAAGCTGACCGTGCCCGCGTGCAAGTCGGCCGTATCTCGCGCTTCGGCCTGCTGGAAATGTCCCGTCAGCGCCTGCGTCCATCCCTGGGCGAGAGCAGCGGCATTGTCTGCCCGCGTTGCAACGGCACCGGCATCATCCGTGACGTGGAATCGCTGTCCCTGGCGATCCTGCGCCTGATCGAAGAAGAAGCCCTGAAAGACCGCACCGCCGAAGTCCGCGCGCAAGTGCCGATCCCGGTTGCAGCCTTCCTGCTCAACGAAAAACGCAACTCGATCACCAAGATCGAACTGCGCACCCGTGCCCGCATCGTGATCCTGCCGAACGATCACCTCGAGACGCCGCACTTCGAAGTGCAGCGCCTGCGTGACGACAGCCCGGAAGCCCACAGCGGCCAGTCCAGCTACGAGATCGCTGCCGCTGCAGCCGAAGTAGAAGAAGTACAACCCGCCGCCGCGACCCGCACCCTGGTTCGCCAGGAAGCTGCCGTGAAGACCGCCCCAGCCCGTGCCAACGCACCGGTTCCGGCTGAAGTCGCTGCACCGGTTGCCGCGCCGGCCGCCCTGCCTGAGCCAAGCCTGTTCAAAGGCCTGGTGAAGTCGCTGGTCAGCCTGTTCGCTACCAAAGAAGAGCCTGCAGCCCCGGTTGTGGTTGAAAAACCTGCCTCCGAGCGCCCGGCCCGTAACGAAGAACGTCGTAACGGTCGCCAGCAGAGCCGTAACCGCAACGGTCGCCGTGACGAAGAGCGCAAGCCTCGCGAAGAACGTGCACCGCGTGAAGAACGCGCACCACGTGAAGAGCGTGCGCCACGCGAAGCCCGTGAAGAAACCCCGGCCGTAGCCCGTGAAGAACGTGCACCGCGCGAAGAGCGCGCACCACGTACCCCACGCGCTCCGCGTGAAGATCGCAAGCCGCGTGGCGAGCGTGAAGAACGTGTGCGCGAACTGCGTGAGCCACTGGACGCCGCCCCGGCCGTCGCCGGCGCCGTTGCTGCCGAAGCCAGCAGCGAAGAGCGCCCGACTCGCCAGCCGCGTGAGGAACGCGCCCCACGTGAAGAGCGCCAGCCGCGCCCACCGCGTGAAGAGCGTCAACCACGCGCCGAGCAAGCCGCTGCCGCCAGCGAAGAAGAAGTACTGACCGCTGAAGAGCAACAGGAAGATGGCCAGGACAACGCCGAAGGCGATCGTCCACGCCGCCGCTCCCGTGGCCAGCGTCGCCGCAGCAACCGTCGTGAGCGTCAGCGTGATGCCAACGGCAACGTGATCGAAGGCTCGGAAGAAGCCGGCGAGAATGCAGAAGCCGCGAACAACCAACCAACTGGCGCCGAACTGGCTGCCGGCCTGGCCGTTACCGCTGCCGTTGCCAGCTCGGTCATCAGCGCACCTGCTGAAGCCCAGGCTCACGAACAGGCTGAACGTGCTACCGCTGCTGTCGAAGAAACCGCTGCTGTCGAAGCGCCGGTTGCCGAGACGCCAGTAGTAGAAGCGCCAGCCGCTGAAGCCACCGTCGTCGAAGCGCCGGTTGTTGAGGCCGCCGTGGTCGAAGCGCCAGTGGTCGAAGCCACTACCCCGATCGAAGCGCCAGCCGCTCCGGAAGTGGAAGTTGCCCCGGCTCAAGAAGCCCAGCCAGAAGTGGAAGTGGCCGCTGTCGAGCCTGCACCGGTCGTCGAGCCTCAGCCAGTGGTTGAAGCCATCGTTGAAGCGCCGGTTGTCGAAGCCGCCCCGCAAGCGCGTGAAGTTCGCGAAGAACAAACCGCCTTCCAGTGGTCTGCCGAGCCAGCCGCACCGGTTGAAGCGCCAGCACCTGCCCCCGTGGTAGAAGAAGCGCCAGCACCGGTTGTCGAAGCCGTGGTTTTCGAAGCCGTGGCTGCCGAGCCGGCTCCAGTCGTTGAGCCAGCACCGGTCGTTGAGGCCGCGCCAGTGGTTGCCGAAGTCGCCGCCCCGGTGATTGAAGCCGCACCGGCCAGCGCCTTGACCGAAAACGGCCGTGCGCCGAACGACCCACGTGAAGTGCGTCGCCGTCGCAAGGAAGCTGAGGCTGCCGCAGCCGCTGCCGCTGCTGCACAGGAAACAGAGCACGAGTCCAAACCTCTCGCCTGA
- a CDS encoding HAD-IA family hydrolase, which translates to MSHLDYKLLIFDWDGTLANSIGRIVESMHAASARSGFELCSDFAVKGIIGLGLPEAIRTLYPHISDAELVAFRDHYADHYIALEATPSPLFEGVVQSLDAFRAEGYHLAVATGKARRGLDRVLKAHGWEDYFDITRAADETASKPHPLMLEQILAHCGVSPRQALMVGDASFDLMMARNAGMDSVAVSYGAQAAEALQQYEPRLTIDHFSELQAWLSRA; encoded by the coding sequence GTGTCGCACCTTGATTACAAACTGCTGATTTTCGATTGGGACGGTACTTTGGCCAACTCCATTGGCCGGATCGTTGAATCGATGCACGCGGCGTCGGCGCGTTCGGGCTTTGAGTTGTGCAGCGATTTCGCGGTCAAGGGCATTATCGGCTTGGGCTTGCCTGAGGCGATTCGCACCCTGTACCCGCACATCAGCGACGCTGAGCTGGTTGCGTTCCGCGACCACTACGCCGACCACTACATCGCCCTGGAGGCCACGCCTTCGCCGCTGTTTGAAGGTGTTGTGCAGTCCCTGGACGCGTTTCGCGCCGAGGGTTACCACCTGGCCGTCGCCACCGGCAAGGCCCGTCGCGGGCTGGACCGAGTGCTCAAGGCGCATGGTTGGGAAGATTATTTCGACATCACCCGTGCCGCGGATGAAACCGCCAGCAAACCTCACCCTCTGATGCTGGAGCAGATCCTGGCTCATTGTGGTGTGTCGCCGCGCCAGGCGTTGATGGTGGGCGATGCCTCCTTCGACCTGATGATGGCGCGCAATGCTGGCATGGACAGCGTGGCGGTCAGTTATGGCGCCCAGGCTGCCGAGGCCTTGCAGCAATACGAGCCCAGGCTGACGATCGATCATTTTTCCGAATTGCAGGCTTGGCTAAGCCGGGCCTAA
- the plsX gene encoding phosphate acyltransferase PlsX: MSALVIAIDAMGGDFGPRSIVQACIASLSATPSLHLTLVGQPSLLEELIASHPAVDRARLTITPASETISMDDKPAAALRGKPDSSMRVALELLRDGKVQACVSAGNTGALMALSRHVLKTLPGIDRPAMVAAIPTQKGYCQLLDLGANVDCSAEHLLQFAVMGSVAAEALGVARPRVALLNIGTEDIKGNQQVKLAATLLQGARGLNYVGFVEGDGLYRGEADVVVCDGFVGNILLKSSEGLATMIATRIEALFKRNVASRLVGALALPLMRRLQADLAPARHNGASFLGLQGIVVKSHGSAGVEGFQSAIARAVIEIQENLPQRLHGRLEDLLP, encoded by the coding sequence TTGTCTGCTCTAGTCATCGCGATAGACGCAATGGGCGGGGACTTCGGTCCCCGCAGCATTGTTCAGGCCTGCATTGCCAGCCTGTCTGCCACACCCTCGCTGCACCTGACCCTTGTCGGTCAACCCTCCCTTCTTGAAGAATTGATTGCCAGCCATCCGGCGGTGGATCGCGCGCGCCTGACGATTACGCCAGCCAGCGAAACCATCAGCATGGATGACAAGCCGGCGGCTGCCCTGCGTGGCAAACCTGACTCTTCAATGCGGGTGGCCCTTGAGTTGTTGCGTGATGGCAAGGTGCAAGCCTGTGTCAGTGCCGGCAATACCGGGGCCTTGATGGCGTTGTCGCGGCATGTGCTCAAGACGCTGCCGGGGATTGACCGGCCGGCGATGGTCGCGGCGATTCCGACGCAGAAAGGCTATTGCCAGTTGCTGGACCTGGGCGCGAATGTGGACTGCAGTGCCGAGCACCTGCTGCAGTTTGCCGTGATGGGCTCGGTGGCCGCCGAAGCGCTGGGTGTGGCCCGGCCGCGCGTGGCCTTGCTGAATATCGGCACCGAAGACATCAAGGGCAACCAGCAGGTCAAGCTTGCCGCCACCTTGTTACAGGGCGCGCGGGGCTTGAACTACGTCGGTTTCGTCGAGGGTGACGGTTTGTACCGTGGCGAAGCGGATGTGGTGGTGTGTGACGGTTTTGTCGGCAATATCCTGCTTAAATCCAGCGAAGGCCTGGCGACCATGATCGCCACGCGCATCGAGGCGTTGTTCAAGCGCAACGTGGCGTCGCGTCTGGTAGGCGCCCTGGCGCTGCCGTTGATGCGCCGGTTGCAGGCTGACCTGGCGCCGGCCAGGCATAACGGCGCAAGTTTTCTGGGTTTGCAGGGTATCGTGGTGAAAAGCCACGGTTCAGCTGGCGTGGAGGGCTTCCAGAGTGCGATTGCGCGGGCCGTGATCGAGATCCAGGAAAACCTCCCGCAGCGCTTGCACGGCCGTCTTGAGGATCTGTTGCCTTAG
- a CDS encoding nucleoside triphosphate pyrophosphatase, translating into MLPLLLASSSVYRRELLSRLHLPFTCSSPDIDESHRANEPAIELVKRLAEEKARALAASHPGHLIIGSDQVAALEGRIIGKPHTFENAREQLLAASGKRVSFLTGLALLNSETGHCQVDCVPFTVHMRELSVERIERYLRIEQPYDCAGSFKAEGLGVSLFQSTEGPDATSLIGLPLIRLVDMLLAEGVQTP; encoded by the coding sequence ATGCTGCCTTTATTACTTGCATCCAGCTCGGTTTATCGCCGGGAATTGCTCAGCCGCCTGCACCTGCCATTCACCTGCAGCTCGCCGGATATCGACGAAAGCCATCGTGCAAATGAGCCTGCCATTGAGTTGGTCAAACGCCTGGCCGAAGAGAAAGCCCGCGCCCTCGCCGCCAGCCATCCGGGGCATTTGATTATCGGCTCCGACCAGGTGGCCGCGCTGGAGGGGCGGATCATCGGCAAGCCCCACACCTTCGAGAATGCCCGCGAGCAACTGCTGGCAGCCAGCGGCAAGCGCGTGAGCTTCCTCACCGGGCTGGCACTGCTGAACAGCGAGACAGGGCACTGCCAGGTCGACTGTGTACCTTTTACCGTGCACATGCGCGAGCTGAGCGTGGAGCGCATCGAACGCTACCTGCGGATTGAGCAGCCCTATGACTGCGCGGGCAGCTTCAAGGCCGAGGGGTTGGGTGTGAGCTTGTTTCAGAGTACTGAAGGGCCGGATGCGACCAGCCTGATCGGCTTACCACTGATTCGGCTGGTGGACATGCTGCTGGCTGAAGGCGTGCAAACCCCTTAA
- a CDS encoding NTP transferase domain-containing protein, translating to MTVTAIVLAAGQGSRFRAETGQDKLLAPCTGLDGVTRPVIEQVLVNLSACVVDRWVVTAPERTEVIRLAEAYGCKVVLLQSAGMGDSIAAAVAASASAEGWLVVLGDMPFIQPSSIERVVGALVEGGISVPVQAGEYGHPVAFAREFGPALMALTGDRGAKPLFARASVHEVQVSDPGVLWDVDLPQLLDFKPL from the coding sequence GTGACAGTGACTGCGATTGTGCTGGCGGCGGGGCAGGGCAGCCGGTTTCGCGCCGAGACAGGCCAGGACAAGTTGCTGGCCCCGTGTACCGGCCTGGATGGCGTGACGCGGCCGGTGATCGAGCAGGTGCTGGTGAATTTGTCGGCATGTGTGGTGGACCGCTGGGTGGTGACCGCGCCAGAGCGTACGGAGGTTATCCGCTTGGCCGAGGCTTATGGCTGCAAGGTCGTGCTGCTGCAATCTGCGGGTATGGGCGACAGCATCGCGGCGGCGGTTGCGGCCAGTGCGTCGGCCGAGGGCTGGCTGGTAGTGCTGGGGGACATGCCGTTTATTCAGCCGTCGAGTATCGAGCGGGTGGTGGGGGCACTGGTAGAGGGTGGTATCAGTGTGCCGGTGCAGGCTGGTGAATACGGGCACCCTGTGGCGTTTGCGCGTGAGTTTGGACCGGCCTTGATGGCGTTGACGGGGGATCGGGGCGCCAAGCCGTTATTCGCCCGTGCGAGCGTACATGAGGTGCAGGTGAGCGATCCTGGGGTGCTGTGGGATGTCGATCTGCCACAACTGTTGGACTTTAAACCTCTCTAA
- a CDS encoding S49 family peptidase gives MSDEWKAPEKAENGDDKSWKLLEKTLLASVQEQRRARRWGIFFKLLTFTYLIAMLVLFSPLMDMEKSATRGANYTALIEVRGVIADKESASADNIVSSLRAAFEDPKVKGVILRINSPGGSPVQSGYVYDEIRRLRGLHPDIKLYAVISDLGASGAYYIASAADQIYADKASLVGSIGVTAAGYGFVGAMEKLGVERRTYTSGEHKSFLDPFQPQKADETEFWQGVLDTTHRQFIASVKQGRGDRLKDKDHPELFSGLVWSGEQALPLGLIDGLGSASLVARDVIGEKELVDFTVQESPFDRFSKKLGASVAEKLALYMGFQGPTLR, from the coding sequence ATGAGTGACGAGTGGAAAGCGCCCGAAAAGGCAGAGAACGGTGATGACAAGAGCTGGAAGCTGCTGGAGAAAACCCTCCTGGCCAGTGTCCAGGAGCAGCGCCGCGCACGGCGTTGGGGGATTTTCTTCAAGCTGCTGACCTTTACCTACCTGATCGCCATGCTGGTGCTGTTCAGCCCGCTGATGGACATGGAGAAAAGCGCGACCCGTGGCGCCAACTACACCGCGCTGATCGAAGTGCGCGGAGTGATTGCCGACAAGGAGTCCGCCAGCGCCGACAATATCGTCAGCAGCCTGCGTGCCGCGTTTGAAGACCCCAAGGTCAAGGGCGTGATCCTGCGTATCAACAGCCCGGGCGGCAGCCCTGTGCAGTCCGGCTATGTGTATGACGAGATCCGTCGCCTGCGTGGCCTGCACCCGGATATCAAGCTGTATGCGGTGATTTCCGACCTGGGCGCCTCGGGTGCCTATTACATCGCCAGCGCCGCTGACCAGATCTATGCCGACAAGGCCAGCCTGGTGGGTTCCATTGGTGTGACGGCGGCCGGTTACGGGTTTGTCGGCGCCATGGAGAAGCTGGGTGTGGAGCGTCGCACCTACACCTCGGGTGAGCATAAGTCGTTCCTGGACCCGTTCCAGCCACAAAAAGCCGATGAAACCGAGTTCTGGCAGGGCGTACTCGATACGACCCATCGCCAGTTCATCGCCAGCGTAAAGCAGGGCCGTGGGGATCGTCTGAAGGATAAAGACCATCCGGAGCTGTTTTCGGGGTTGGTGTGGTCGGGTGAGCAGGCGTTGCCGTTGGGCCTGATCGATGGGCTCGGCAGCGCCAGCCTGGTAGCGCGCGATGTGATCGGCGAGAAGGAGTTGGTGGATTTCACCGTTCAGGAATCGCCGTTTGATCGCTTCTCCAAGAAGCTCGGTGCCAGCGTGGCCGAGAAGCTGGCGTTGTACATGGGCTTCCAAGGCCCGACGCTGCGCTGA